In Mycobacterium gallinarum, a single window of DNA contains:
- a CDS encoding TetR/AcrR family transcriptional regulator: MAAQPTSTSGRRPARLSRDSIVNAALTFLDREGWDALTINALATQLGTKGPSLYNHVHSLEDLRRTVRMRVVGDIIGMLNTVGQGRTRDDAVTAMASAYRSYAHHHPGRYSAFTRMPLGGDDPEFTEATRAAAAPVISVLGSYGLDGENAFYAALEFWSAMHGFVLLEMTGAMNGIDADAVYSDMVVRLASGMERR, encoded by the coding sequence ATGGCAGCCCAGCCGACGAGTACCTCCGGCCGGCGCCCGGCGAGGTTGAGTCGCGACTCCATCGTCAACGCCGCCCTGACGTTCCTGGACCGCGAGGGCTGGGACGCACTCACGATCAACGCGTTGGCGACCCAGCTCGGCACCAAGGGGCCGTCGCTCTACAACCACGTGCACAGCCTCGAAGACCTGCGCCGAACAGTGCGAATGCGGGTGGTGGGGGACATCATCGGGATGCTCAACACCGTCGGCCAGGGGCGCACCCGAGACGACGCGGTGACGGCGATGGCGTCGGCTTACCGCAGCTATGCCCACCATCATCCGGGGCGGTATTCGGCGTTCACGCGGATGCCGCTCGGCGGTGACGACCCGGAGTTCACCGAGGCGACCCGCGCCGCCGCCGCGCCGGTGATCTCGGTTCTGGGCTCCTACGGACTCGACGGTGAGAACGCGTTCTACGCCGCGCTGGAATTCTGGTCGGCAATGCACGGTTTCGTGCTCCTGGAGATGACGGGCGCGATGAACGGCATCGACGCGGACGCGGTGTACAGCGACATGGTCGTGCGCCTGGCGTCCGGAATGGAGCGGCGCTGA
- the tuf gene encoding elongation factor Tu → MAKAKFERTKPHVNIGTIGHVDHGKTTLTAAITKVLHDKYPELNESRAFDQIDNAPEERQRGITINISHVEYQTEKRHYAHVDAPGHADYIKNMITGAAQMDGAILVVAATDGPMPQTREHVLLARQVGVPYILVALNKADMVDDEELIELVEMEVRELLAAQEFDEDAPVIKVSALKALEGDPEWVKSVEDLMDAVDESIPDPVRETDKPFLMPVEDVFTITGRGTVVTGRVERGVINVNEEVEIVGIRPNVTKTTVTGVEMFRKLLDQGMAGDNVGLLVRGIKREDVERGQVVVKPGTTTPHTEFDGSVYILSKDEGGRHTPFFNNYRPQFYFRTTDVTGVVTLPEGTEMVMPGDNTDISVKLIQPVAMDEGLRFAIREGGRTVGAGRVTKIHK, encoded by the coding sequence GTGGCGAAGGCGAAGTTCGAGCGGACGAAGCCGCACGTCAACATCGGGACCATCGGTCACGTTGACCACGGCAAAACCACGCTTACCGCAGCAATCACCAAGGTTCTGCACGACAAGTATCCCGAGTTGAACGAGTCGCGCGCATTCGACCAGATCGACAATGCGCCTGAAGAGCGTCAGCGCGGCATCACGATCAACATCTCCCACGTGGAGTACCAGACCGAGAAGCGTCACTACGCGCACGTCGACGCACCCGGCCACGCGGACTACATCAAGAACATGATCACCGGTGCCGCCCAGATGGACGGCGCGATTCTGGTGGTCGCAGCGACCGACGGCCCGATGCCGCAGACGCGTGAGCACGTGCTGCTCGCCCGTCAGGTCGGCGTGCCCTACATCCTGGTCGCGCTGAACAAGGCCGACATGGTCGACGACGAGGAGCTCATCGAGCTCGTCGAGATGGAGGTCCGCGAACTGCTGGCCGCCCAGGAGTTCGACGAGGATGCCCCGGTCATCAAGGTGTCGGCGCTCAAGGCACTCGAGGGCGACCCCGAGTGGGTCAAGTCCGTTGAGGACCTGATGGACGCCGTTGACGAGTCGATCCCGGACCCGGTCCGCGAGACCGACAAGCCGTTCCTGATGCCCGTTGAGGACGTCTTCACGATCACCGGTCGTGGCACCGTCGTCACCGGTCGCGTCGAGCGTGGCGTGATCAACGTGAACGAGGAAGTCGAGATCGTCGGCATCCGCCCGAACGTCACCAAGACCACCGTCACCGGTGTCGAGATGTTCCGCAAGCTGCTGGATCAGGGTATGGCGGGCGACAACGTCGGTCTGCTGGTCCGTGGCATCAAGCGCGAGGACGTCGAGCGTGGCCAGGTTGTGGTCAAGCCCGGCACGACCACCCCGCACACCGAGTTCGACGGCAGCGTCTACATCCTGTCGAAGGACGAGGGCGGCCGTCACACGCCGTTCTTCAACAACTACCGGCCGCAGTTCTACTTCCGGACCACGGACGTGACCGGCGTGGTGACCCTCCCCGAGGGCACCGAGATGGTGATGCCCGGTGACAACACCGACATCTCCGTCAAGCTGATCCAGCCCGTCGCCATGGACGAGGGCCTGCGATTCGCGATCCGTGAGGGTGGCCGCACCGTCGGCGCCGGCCGGGTCACCAAGATCCACAAGTAG
- a CDS encoding DUF3558 domain-containing protein → MTARQAVRWAVAAIAVAMALSGCGPSDSSERSAAPSAPAAGAPGAGFRSGDCNGVTDADITAAVGQGKFTKSVVSDAGCFWQENSVFGTVGAGMGISTWWYRGSDMDTERSLEQTAGRTLTELSLDGNKGFKAYDGNACSIYVAKGGDVITWSIQTLNPAMLPDLCAVTEQLAQLSQDRVN, encoded by the coding sequence ATGACTGCGAGGCAAGCGGTTCGGTGGGCGGTGGCGGCGATCGCGGTGGCGATGGCATTGTCCGGCTGCGGCCCGTCGGACTCGTCGGAGCGGAGTGCGGCGCCGTCGGCCCCGGCCGCGGGCGCCCCCGGCGCGGGCTTTCGCAGCGGCGACTGCAACGGCGTCACCGACGCCGACATCACAGCCGCCGTCGGGCAGGGCAAGTTCACCAAGTCCGTCGTCAGTGACGCCGGCTGCTTCTGGCAGGAGAATTCGGTCTTCGGCACCGTCGGCGCGGGCATGGGGATCTCGACGTGGTGGTACCGCGGCAGCGATATGGACACCGAGCGGTCGCTGGAACAAACGGCCGGACGCACGCTGACCGAACTGTCGCTGGACGGCAACAAGGGCTTCAAGGCCTACGACGGCAACGCCTGCAGCATCTACGTGGCCAAAGGTGGCGATGTCATCACTTGGTCGATCCAGACGTTGAACCCAGCGATGCTGCCCGATCTGTGTGCCGTCACCGAACAGCTCGCTCAGCTGAGTCAGGATCGGGTCAACTGA
- a CDS encoding DUF3558 domain-containing protein gives MRWRVNQVAVTAVTVAAIVVGCSSTVGGTALRAYPAVPDPTRSYGYADDRCGLLLDGTVQEALAADHVVRPYSGAVCQYVLARGDMTIDVTFSWFESGSLERERELATERGATITDADIERHEAFLATRNTTGAACSATAAAGTGVLSWWVQFRGDTRGSDPCPDAEKLLSATLRSDM, from the coding sequence ATGCGTTGGCGTGTCAATCAGGTTGCTGTCACGGCGGTCACAGTGGCGGCGATCGTTGTGGGATGTTCTTCGACCGTCGGCGGTACCGCGCTACGGGCGTATCCCGCCGTACCCGATCCCACCCGTAGCTATGGCTATGCCGACGACCGCTGCGGACTGTTGCTCGACGGCACCGTTCAAGAAGCGCTGGCCGCGGATCATGTGGTTCGTCCCTACAGCGGTGCGGTGTGTCAGTACGTGCTGGCGCGCGGCGACATGACGATCGACGTGACGTTTTCCTGGTTCGAATCCGGCAGCCTCGAGCGTGAGCGGGAGCTGGCCACGGAACGGGGCGCGACGATCACCGATGCAGACATCGAACGGCACGAGGCCTTCCTGGCAACGCGCAACACCACCGGTGCGGCGTGCTCGGCCACGGCCGCGGCAGGCACCGGGGTGTTGAGCTGGTGGGTGCAGTTCCGCGGCGACACCCGTGGGTCCGATCCGTGCCCGGATGCCGAGAAGTTGCTCTCGGCGACCCTGCGATCGGATATGTGA
- the rpsG gene encoding 30S ribosomal protein S7: MPRKGPAPKRPLVNDPVYGSQLVTQLVNKVLLDGKKSLAERIVYGALEQARDKTGTDPVVTLKRALDNVKPALEVRSRRVGGATYQVPVEVRPDRSVTLALRWLVSFSKARREKTMIERLANEILDASNGLGAAVKRREDTHKMAEANRAFAHYRW; this comes from the coding sequence ATGCCGCGCAAGGGGCCTGCACCCAAGCGTCCGTTGGTCAACGATCCGGTCTACGGGTCGCAGCTGGTCACCCAGTTGGTCAACAAGGTTCTGCTGGACGGGAAGAAATCGCTGGCCGAACGCATTGTTTATGGTGCGCTCGAGCAGGCCCGCGACAAGACGGGCACCGATCCGGTGGTCACCCTGAAGCGCGCTCTCGACAACGTCAAGCCGGCCCTCGAGGTCCGCAGCCGACGCGTCGGTGGCGCCACCTACCAGGTTCCCGTCGAGGTCCGACCGGATCGTTCGGTCACGCTGGCTCTGCGCTGGCTGGTCAGCTTCTCCAAGGCCCGCCGCGAAAAGACCATGATCGAGCGCCTGGCGAACGAGATCCTCGATGCCAGCAATGGTCTGGGTGCCGCCGTCAAGCGACGTGAGGACACCCACAAGATGGCTGAGGCCAACCGCGCCTTCGCGCACTACCGCTGGTGA
- the fusA gene encoding elongation factor G: protein MAQKDVLTDLTKVRNIGIMAHIDAGKTTTTERILYYTGISYKIGEVHDGAATMDWMEQEQERGITITSAATTCFWNDNQINIIDTPGHVDFTVEVERSLRVLDGAVAVFDGKEGVEPQSEQVWRQADKYDVPRICFVNKMDKVGADFYFSVRTMEERLGANVIPIQLPVGSEGDFEGIVDLVEMKAKVWRGETKLGETYETVDIPADLAEKADEYRTKLLEAVAETDEALLEKYFGGEELSIEEIKGALRKLTINSDAYLVLCGSAFKNKGVQPMLDAVIDYLPSPLDVPPAEGHVPGKEDELISRKPSTDEPFSALAFKVATHPFFGKLTYVRVYSGTVESGSQVINATKGKKERLGKLFQMHSNKENPVERASAGHIYAVIGLKDTTTGDTLSDPNQQVVLESMTFPDPVIEVAIEPKTKSDQEKLGTAIQKLAEEDPTFKVHLDQETGQTVIGGMGELHLDILVDRMKREFKVEANVGKPQVAYKETIRRKVEKVEFTHKKQTGGSGQFAKVLIDLEPFSGEDGATYEFENKVTGGRIPREYIPSVDAGAQDAMQYGVLAGYPLVNVKVTLLDGAYHEVDSSEMAFKVAGSQVLKKAAGQAQPVILEPIMAVEVTTPEDYMGEVIGDLNSRRGQIQAMEERAGARVVKAHVPLSEMFGYVGDLRSKTQGRANYSMVFDSYAEVPANVSKEIIAKATGQ from the coding sequence GTGGCACAGAAGGACGTGCTGACCGACCTGACCAAGGTCCGCAACATCGGCATCATGGCCCACATCGATGCCGGTAAGACGACGACGACCGAGCGCATCCTCTACTACACCGGTATCAGCTACAAGATCGGTGAGGTGCACGACGGCGCCGCCACCATGGACTGGATGGAGCAGGAGCAAGAGCGGGGTATCACCATCACCTCCGCCGCCACCACCTGCTTCTGGAACGACAACCAGATCAACATCATCGACACCCCCGGGCACGTCGACTTCACCGTCGAGGTGGAGCGCAGCCTGCGCGTTCTCGATGGTGCCGTTGCCGTGTTCGACGGCAAGGAAGGTGTCGAGCCGCAGTCCGAGCAGGTTTGGCGCCAGGCCGACAAGTACGACGTTCCCCGCATCTGTTTCGTCAACAAGATGGACAAGGTCGGCGCGGACTTCTACTTCTCGGTGCGCACGATGGAAGAGCGCCTGGGCGCCAACGTCATCCCGATCCAGCTGCCGGTCGGTTCCGAAGGTGACTTCGAGGGCATCGTCGACCTGGTCGAGATGAAGGCCAAGGTGTGGCGCGGCGAGACCAAGCTCGGTGAGACCTACGAAACCGTCGACATCCCAGCTGATTTGGCTGAGAAGGCCGACGAGTATCGCACCAAGCTGCTCGAAGCGGTCGCCGAGACCGACGAGGCCCTGCTCGAGAAGTACTTCGGCGGCGAGGAGCTGTCGATCGAGGAGATCAAGGGTGCGCTGCGCAAGCTCACCATCAACTCCGATGCCTATCTGGTGCTGTGCGGCAGCGCGTTCAAGAACAAGGGTGTGCAGCCCATGCTCGACGCGGTGATCGACTACCTGCCGTCGCCGTTGGACGTGCCGCCTGCCGAAGGCCACGTGCCCGGCAAGGAAGACGAGCTGATCAGCCGCAAGCCGTCGACCGACGAGCCGTTCTCGGCGCTGGCGTTCAAGGTCGCCACGCACCCGTTCTTCGGCAAGCTGACCTACGTCCGCGTGTACTCGGGCACTGTCGAGTCCGGCAGCCAGGTCATCAACGCCACCAAGGGCAAGAAGGAGCGGCTGGGCAAGCTGTTCCAGATGCACTCCAACAAGGAGAACCCGGTCGAACGGGCCTCCGCGGGGCACATCTACGCCGTCATCGGGCTCAAGGACACCACCACCGGTGACACGCTGTCGGATCCCAACCAGCAGGTCGTGCTGGAGTCGATGACGTTCCCCGATCCGGTGATCGAGGTGGCCATCGAGCCCAAGACCAAGAGCGACCAGGAGAAGCTCGGCACGGCGATCCAGAAGCTGGCCGAAGAGGATCCGACCTTCAAGGTGCACCTGGACCAGGAGACCGGCCAGACCGTCATTGGCGGTATGGGCGAGCTGCACCTGGACATCCTGGTGGACCGGATGAAGCGCGAGTTCAAGGTCGAGGCCAACGTCGGCAAGCCGCAGGTGGCGTACAAGGAGACCATCCGCCGCAAGGTCGAGAAGGTCGAGTTCACCCACAAGAAGCAGACGGGTGGCTCGGGCCAGTTCGCGAAGGTGCTCATCGACCTGGAGCCGTTCAGCGGCGAGGACGGGGCGACCTACGAGTTCGAGAACAAGGTCACCGGTGGCCGCATCCCCCGCGAGTACATTCCGTCGGTGGATGCCGGAGCGCAGGACGCCATGCAGTACGGCGTGCTGGCCGGCTACCCGCTGGTGAACGTGAAGGTCACCCTGCTCGACGGCGCCTACCACGAGGTCGACTCCTCGGAGATGGCGTTCAAGGTCGCAGGATCACAGGTGCTGAAAAAGGCTGCAGGCCAAGCACAACCGGTGATCCTGGAGCCGATCATGGCCGTCGAGGTCACCACACCCGAGGACTACATGGGTGAAGTGATCGGCGACCTGAACTCCCGCCGTGGCCAGATTCAGGCCATGGAGGAGCGGGCAGGTGCACGCGTCGTCAAGGCGCACGTGCCGCTGTCGGAGATGTTCGGTTACGTCGGAGACCTCCGGTCGAAGACTCAGGGCCGGGCGAACTACTCCATGGTTTTCGACTCGTACGCTGAAGTTCCGGCGAACGTGTCGAAGGAGATCATCGCGAAGGCGACGGGTCAGTAA
- the rpsL gene encoding 30S ribosomal protein S12: MPTIQQLVRKGRRDKIAKVKTAALKGSPQRRGVCTRVYTTTPKKPNSALRKVARVKLTSAVEVTAYIPGEGHNLQEHSMVLVRGGRVKDLPGVRYKIIRGSLDTQGVKNRKQARSRYGAKKEKS; encoded by the coding sequence ATGCCAACCATTCAGCAGCTGGTCCGCAAGGGTCGCCGCGACAAGATCGCCAAGGTCAAGACCGCGGCCCTCAAGGGCAGCCCGCAGCGCCGCGGCGTGTGCACCCGCGTGTACACCACCACCCCGAAGAAGCCGAACTCGGCGCTTCGGAAGGTGGCGCGCGTCAAGCTGACGAGCGCGGTTGAGGTCACCGCCTACATCCCCGGTGAAGGCCACAACCTGCAGGAGCACTCGATGGTGCTCGTGCGTGGCGGTCGTGTGAAGGACCTGCCGGGTGTGCGCTACAAGATCATCCGCGGCTCGCTCGACACCCAGGGCGTGAAGAACCGCAAGCAAGCGCGCAGCCGCTACGGCGCCAAGAAGGAGAAGAGCTAA
- a CDS encoding cutinase family protein, whose amino-acid sequence MFRRVATLACAAFAGAALVGLSGLSLGTASAQTACPDVHWIGAAGSGERTPAEVAQNDGMGRVVYQSLQELSAQVQQDGRTMTAEAVEYPAVEAPGEDGGAGEWLGFIGSVDAGAAALGKQYEGFVQRCPATKVVLAGYSQGAMVVHRNLQALEASPNLAAVLLVADGDRLPEDPTLNLGTASGIPERGKGAAQDWPILAHAPGPMSPAIGARTISVCDLGDAVCDYNPDDEETSVSYARGVAIHTSYATTAGLDWTAPLYFLLGGPDAQAPAPQTPEAQPIVPLSASAPTP is encoded by the coding sequence ATGTTCCGTCGCGTCGCCACACTCGCGTGTGCCGCCTTCGCCGGTGCCGCACTCGTCGGTCTGTCAGGGCTCTCCCTAGGTACCGCCTCAGCGCAGACCGCCTGCCCCGATGTGCACTGGATCGGCGCCGCAGGCTCAGGCGAGCGCACGCCCGCCGAGGTGGCGCAGAACGACGGGATGGGCCGCGTGGTCTACCAGTCCCTGCAGGAGTTGTCGGCCCAGGTGCAGCAGGACGGTCGCACCATGACCGCCGAAGCAGTCGAGTACCCCGCCGTCGAGGCACCGGGTGAAGACGGCGGTGCCGGTGAGTGGCTGGGTTTCATCGGAAGTGTGGATGCCGGAGCAGCGGCGCTGGGAAAGCAATACGAGGGGTTTGTCCAGCGCTGTCCGGCAACCAAGGTGGTGCTCGCCGGTTATTCGCAGGGTGCGATGGTCGTGCACCGCAATCTGCAGGCGCTCGAAGCCAGCCCGAATCTCGCCGCGGTGCTGCTGGTCGCCGACGGTGACCGCCTGCCCGAGGATCCGACCCTGAACCTGGGGACGGCCAGCGGCATTCCCGAGCGCGGTAAGGGGGCCGCACAGGATTGGCCGATCCTGGCGCATGCACCCGGCCCGATGTCGCCGGCCATCGGCGCGCGCACGATCAGTGTTTGTGATCTCGGCGATGCCGTCTGCGATTACAACCCCGACGACGAAGAGACCTCGGTGTCATACGCACGCGGTGTGGCGATTCACACCAGTTACGCCACGACGGCGGGCCTGGACTGGACGGCGCCGCTGTACTTCCTGCTCGGCGGTCCCGACGCTCAGGCCCCCGCGCCGCAGACGCCCGAGGCCCAGCCGATCGTCCCGCTCAGCGCGAGCGCACCGACGCCATAG
- a CDS encoding MFS transporter, with product MVSGSESAEPVKARWVLAAVSMALFCVQIDYFAANLALPRMASDLNSTPSDLQWVISVYMLTLGAFMVPAGRIGDIFGRRKALMAGIALFGLASALCAVAPSVPLIVAFRALQGLGAALIFPVSVSVLTNAFPAVKASHAIGLAYGIAGLGNAAGPLIGGLLTDTVGWRWIFWLNVPLTVVSLALGAWSIGESSDENAPRRLDITGLALITVGIGLFTLTFDRAPHWGWVSVPTVVAFAGSLAALSLFVVVENRAPWPLVNLSLVRDARFAVLVIAGATANIAYAVAIFLSTLNLQQVRALDPLMAGLVFLGPSAGAALGGVLSGRLAADRSPLLVMGLTSGAAAISLAALAASGEWIVYLPALSACGFTLGLLYAFTTVATQAVVRPERAGEAAGVTLTALVTLAGVGVAVSGTALEMLERGGQSTASAIDTILGVLAALLLIASALALWIARTPMASVRSR from the coding sequence GTGGTCTCGGGGTCGGAGTCGGCGGAACCGGTGAAAGCCCGGTGGGTCCTGGCGGCCGTCTCGATGGCACTGTTCTGCGTGCAAATCGACTACTTCGCGGCCAATCTCGCGCTGCCGCGGATGGCGTCCGACCTCAACAGCACACCGTCGGACCTGCAATGGGTGATCAGCGTCTACATGCTCACGTTGGGCGCCTTCATGGTTCCGGCGGGACGGATCGGCGATATCTTCGGGCGCCGCAAGGCCTTGATGGCCGGCATCGCCTTGTTCGGTCTGGCGTCGGCCCTGTGCGCGGTCGCCCCGTCCGTGCCGCTGATCGTGGCCTTCCGCGCACTACAGGGACTCGGTGCCGCACTGATCTTCCCGGTTTCGGTGAGCGTGCTTACCAACGCCTTTCCCGCGGTCAAGGCCAGCCATGCCATCGGGTTGGCTTACGGCATAGCGGGTTTGGGCAACGCCGCGGGCCCGCTGATCGGCGGCCTGCTGACCGACACCGTTGGCTGGCGGTGGATCTTCTGGCTCAACGTTCCGCTGACGGTGGTCTCACTCGCGCTCGGCGCGTGGAGCATCGGTGAGTCCTCTGATGAAAACGCCCCGCGTCGTCTCGACATCACCGGGCTGGCGCTGATCACCGTCGGAATCGGCTTGTTCACGTTGACATTTGACCGAGCACCACACTGGGGGTGGGTCTCGGTGCCCACCGTCGTCGCATTCGCGGGGTCGCTGGCCGCGCTCTCGCTTTTCGTCGTCGTCGAGAACCGGGCGCCATGGCCGTTGGTCAATCTGTCGCTGGTGCGCGACGCCCGCTTCGCGGTGCTCGTGATCGCCGGCGCCACCGCGAACATCGCCTACGCGGTGGCGATCTTCCTGTCGACGCTGAACCTGCAGCAGGTACGGGCTCTGGACCCCCTGATGGCGGGTCTCGTCTTCCTCGGCCCTTCGGCCGGCGCCGCGCTGGGCGGCGTCCTGTCGGGACGCCTCGCCGCCGACCGGTCGCCATTGCTCGTGATGGGGCTGACAAGTGGAGCGGCCGCAATCTCGCTGGCTGCCCTGGCGGCGTCGGGCGAATGGATTGTCTATCTGCCCGCGTTGTCGGCGTGCGGGTTCACATTGGGGTTGTTGTACGCGTTCACCACCGTCGCCACCCAGGCCGTCGTACGTCCCGAACGGGCCGGCGAGGCGGCGGGCGTCACGCTGACGGCGTTGGTGACACTCGCCGGAGTCGGTGTCGCCGTGTCGGGAACGGCGCTGGAGATGCTCGAGCGCGGCGGTCAGTCGACGGCGAGCGCGATCGACACCATCCTCGGGGTGCTGGCGGCGCTGCTGTTGATCGCCAGTGCGCTGGCCCTGTGGATCGCCCGCACGCCTATGGCGTCGGTGCGCTCGCGCTGA
- a CDS encoding SHOCT domain-containing protein, translating into MSTFWRYVKIQAFVLLCGIVGPIFLAIYFASGAQPIMKWMFWAGLAITVLDVLIALGITSMGANKAAKTQALEQAGVLALAQVVGIHETGTRINEQPLVKIDLQISGPGIAPFASQDRVIASISRLPMITSRKLVALVDPVTNEYQIDWERSSLVSGMMPATFTIAEDNRTYDLSGQVGPLMEILQILKANNIGLNNMIDLRANPAARQQVQAVVRRAAATQAPAAPAQAAAPPAAAQFASAPPEPSTAQRLQELETLRATGAISDDEYAAKRQQILADL; encoded by the coding sequence ATGTCCACTTTCTGGCGGTACGTCAAGATTCAGGCCTTCGTGTTGCTGTGCGGCATCGTCGGCCCGATCTTCCTGGCGATATATTTCGCTTCCGGGGCACAGCCGATCATGAAGTGGATGTTCTGGGCGGGCCTGGCGATCACCGTGCTCGACGTCCTGATCGCCCTGGGTATCACCAGCATGGGCGCTAACAAGGCCGCCAAGACGCAGGCGCTGGAACAGGCCGGTGTGCTGGCGCTGGCGCAGGTCGTCGGGATTCACGAGACCGGGACGCGGATCAACGAGCAGCCCCTGGTGAAGATCGACCTGCAGATCTCTGGACCCGGTATCGCGCCGTTCGCCAGCCAGGATCGGGTGATCGCGTCGATTTCGCGACTGCCGATGATCACCAGCCGCAAACTCGTCGCACTCGTGGACCCCGTCACGAACGAGTACCAAATCGATTGGGAGAGAAGCAGTTTGGTCAGCGGCATGATGCCTGCGACTTTCACCATCGCCGAGGACAACAGGACCTACGATCTGTCCGGACAGGTCGGGCCGCTGATGGAGATCCTGCAGATTCTCAAGGCCAACAACATCGGCCTGAACAACATGATCGATCTGCGCGCGAATCCGGCTGCCCGCCAACAGGTGCAGGCGGTGGTGCGGCGGGCTGCCGCAACACAAGCCCCCGCAGCTCCTGCGCAGGCGGCCGCGCCCCCTGCAGCGGCCCAGTTCGCCTCCGCGCCACCCGAACCCTCGACCGCGCAGCGGCTGCAAGAGTTGGAAACCCTGCGCGCGACCGGTGCGATCTCAGACGACGAATACGCCGCCAAGCGTCAGCAGATCTTGGCCGACTTGTAG
- a CDS encoding DUF3060 domain-containing protein, which yields MIWSLVVRAVPACLIALPVAMTVGVPGANAQPPGVCNPYLRQCAGNVVVGDDVQGDTHIIGSGNKQTIDCNNRTLLVNGGGNEITALGTCWAVTVQGNGNLIVADNIINDVTVYGWDQTVLYKNGAPKIWDRGRELGMTNNVNRLVG from the coding sequence ATGATCTGGAGTCTTGTGGTCCGGGCCGTGCCGGCATGTCTCATTGCCCTGCCCGTAGCGATGACTGTCGGAGTTCCCGGCGCGAACGCTCAACCGCCCGGCGTCTGCAATCCATACCTGCGTCAGTGCGCAGGCAACGTCGTCGTAGGTGACGACGTCCAGGGCGACACCCACATCATTGGTAGCGGCAACAAACAGACGATCGACTGCAACAACCGCACCCTGCTGGTGAACGGCGGCGGCAACGAGATCACCGCGCTGGGCACCTGCTGGGCGGTGACCGTGCAGGGCAACGGGAACCTCATCGTCGCTGACAACATCATCAACGACGTGACGGTCTACGGCTGGGATCAGACCGTTCTGTACAAGAACGGCGCACCGAAAATCTGGGATCGCGGCCGCGAATTGGGCATGACGAACAACGTGAACAGGTTGGTCGGATG
- a CDS encoding alcohol dehydrogenase: protein MKIARIPAANAKFEITDVEIPEPGPRQVRVKVHACGVCHSDVLTVIGMMGNSFPRAPGHEVAGVVDAVGDDVTSWAVGDRVGVGWFGGCDFTCEACRRGDFISCENAEIPGISYDGGYAEYMVAPAEALARVPDDLADVDAAPLLCAGITTFNALRESVARPGDLVAVLGVGGLGHLGIQFAAKMGFEVAAIARGTDKEPLAKELGAHHYIDSKAVDVAEELNKLGGAQVILATVTVADAMAATIGGLKARGQLVVVGAPSEPMETPLAPLIFKSAAVQGHASGTSQDSEDTLRFSAITGVRPMIETMPLSDAQAAFDKMMSGDARFRMVLTMT from the coding sequence ATGAAGATCGCCCGCATCCCCGCGGCGAATGCGAAGTTCGAAATCACCGACGTCGAGATCCCAGAACCAGGTCCGCGGCAAGTCCGAGTGAAGGTCCACGCCTGCGGCGTCTGCCACTCCGACGTGCTGACCGTGATCGGCATGATGGGCAATTCGTTCCCGCGCGCGCCGGGGCACGAGGTCGCAGGCGTCGTCGATGCGGTCGGGGACGACGTCACGTCCTGGGCGGTCGGAGACCGCGTCGGCGTCGGCTGGTTCGGCGGGTGCGATTTCACCTGCGAGGCCTGTCGGCGCGGCGACTTCATCTCATGCGAGAACGCGGAGATCCCCGGCATCTCCTACGACGGCGGTTACGCCGAGTACATGGTGGCGCCCGCCGAAGCCCTGGCTCGCGTCCCCGACGACCTCGCCGACGTGGATGCCGCGCCGCTGCTGTGCGCGGGTATCACCACGTTCAACGCGCTGCGCGAATCGGTGGCGCGACCGGGCGACCTAGTCGCGGTGCTCGGCGTCGGCGGTCTCGGGCACCTCGGTATCCAGTTCGCGGCGAAGATGGGCTTCGAGGTGGCTGCCATTGCGCGCGGTACCGACAAGGAGCCGCTGGCCAAAGAGCTTGGCGCACATCATTACATCGACTCCAAAGCCGTCGATGTCGCCGAGGAACTGAACAAACTCGGTGGCGCGCAGGTCATCCTCGCCACGGTCACCGTGGCCGACGCGATGGCGGCGACGATCGGCGGCCTCAAGGCCCGCGGTCAGCTGGTCGTCGTCGGCGCACCGTCCGAACCGATGGAGACGCCCTTGGCGCCGTTGATCTTCAAATCCGCGGCAGTGCAGGGCCATGCCTCCGGGACATCGCAGGATTCAGAAGACACGCTGCGCTTTTCGGCGATCACCGGCGTGCGACCGATGATCGAGACCATGCCGCTGTCCGATGCTCAGGCTGCCTTCGACAAGATGATGAGCGGCGATGCCCGGTTCCGCATGGTGCTCACCATGACCTGA